The following coding sequences are from one Anabas testudineus chromosome 16, fAnaTes1.2, whole genome shotgun sequence window:
- the si:ch211-197h24.6 gene encoding uncharacterized protein si:ch211-197h24.6, which translates to MEPQTPVNQPPPKNGPQQNQKRNAKRKQPQYSADIVFSKGTSIQTVPSLSKQLKGVTECVIGLQYVWEYRSPSKSVPPHYQCKLCAVSRLQHDMLAHVKGWKHSFRYLKKVHPDKVTCEEEEAIKDPSVRKMIKDVAAEVEKTEGRGQLKVILKEPCDVPAFKGLRSAAPKVMPLPAPGMGPKGPPFIPRFSEPRFPPQGGPLSDFPAGEYGEPGFGSYSTRPDFPDAGMDRRPFPDDMCHHPSRGGDCFGPGGGRDSYGRSGLLEESPGRMYPNEYRSGQMGSSLMDRTMDKPLDRPGLMGAAPDSSNLSNTLLAYLDTFRIENENDAQLVLKVTQKLTDVLMEYRLRSVSAGSSLNSLSMSSTGFSATPSRLPSSSDRYSSNLSGPSRYSDGPPRFYK; encoded by the exons tgttttcaaaGGGGACGTCTATCCAGACCGTGCCCTCTCTTAGCAAGCAGTTAAAGGGGGTCACAGAATGTGTCATCG GTCTTCAGTATGTTTGGGAGTACCGCAGCCCCAGTAAATCTGTCCCGCCACACTATCAGTGCAAACTCTGTGCTGTTTCTCGTTTGCAGCATGATATGCTCGCGCATGTCAAAGGCTGGAAACACAGCTTTAGATACTTG AAAAAGGTCCACCCTGACAAAGTCACctgtgaagaggaggaggccatTAAAGACCCTTCTGTAAGGAAGATGATTAAAGATGTTGCTGCTGAGGTGGAGAAGACAGAAGGGAGGGGACAACTCAAG GTGATTCTGAAGGAGCCCTGTGATGTACCTGCCTTCAAAGGACTCC gTTCTGCTGCTCCTAAAGTCATGCCTCTACCTGCTCCAGGGATGGGACCTAAGGGACCACCCTTTA TTCCCAGGTTCTCTGAGCCAAGGTTTCCTCCTCAGGGTGGCCCACTGTCTGACTTTCCAGCTGGAGAGTACGGGGAGCCCGGTTTTGGAAGCTACTCAACAAGGCCAGATTTCCCTGACGCTGGTATGGATCGAAGACCTTTTCCAGATGATATGTGTCATCACCCATCTAGAGGGGGAGACTGTTTTGGACCAGGTGGTGGAAGAGATAGCTATGGTAGAAGTGGACTGCTGGAGGAGAGCCCAGGCAGAATGTATCCCAATGAGTACAGAAGCGGCCAAATGGGGAGTAGCTTAATGGACAGAACAATGGACAAGCCGCTGGACAGGCCAGGCTTGATGGGAGCAGCACCAGACAGTAGCAACCTTTCTAATACACTGCTCGCTTACCTG GATACTTTCCGGATTGAGAATGAGAATGACGCACAGCTGGTGCTGAAGGTGACGCAGAAACTAACAGATGTGCTGATGGAGTACAGACTGAGGAGTGTATCagcg GGCTCTAGTCTGAACAGCTTGTCCATGAGTTCCACAGGCTTCTCCGCTACCCCCTCAAGACTGCCAAGTAGTAGTGACAGATACTCAAGTAATCTGTCAG GTCCATCCCGGTACTCCGATGGCCCACCCAGGttttacaaatga